The Branchiostoma floridae strain S238N-H82 chromosome 7, Bfl_VNyyK, whole genome shotgun sequence region ACaagttttggtaaaaaaaaactttctgaaAACAAGCATCCAGCTTCCACTGATTATCCCTAGATATGAATTTGTTCTAAACAAATTCATAATTGATATTCCTACAATCAGtttttacctccgtgaaaaggAGGTATTGTACTTGAAGTCACTTGCTGGTGTCTTGTTGGTATTGGTCCCAAGTTTTGGTATCAGCATCCAATTGCTTAAggcacatttgggatagtgaCAGGAAGTACAGGTTCAAAGGTGGCACTGAGTCTAACATTAATCTGCCTACACCACATGGTATGAAGCACTGTCAGTGGTAGTTCAAGAAGTATTCTGTATATTCGTTACGAATGTTCAAGACTAACGCAAATTGCGTTCAATCACTTCCACTTGGGAGACTTGGTCGGACTTGCCGAGTACGACTCTCTCGCCTTTCTCTTCTTGTAGCTCTCTCCCTCGCTCTCTCTATCCAGAAGCCCCCTGTACTGATACCTTCCTATGTCAGAGTCTGTACTATCCCTATCTCCACTGCTTGAGCCCTCTCCAAAGCATTCAAACATGGTGGGATGCATGGGTTTCTTGATTTCAGGTACTCGAGATTGTTCTTGAGTCAGCTTACCTCTTGAGAAGGTATGGTCATCTTGGACAGTACTGAAACTACTTGAAGAATCCCTGAAGGCCCAAGGATGCGAGTTGGCATTGGCCTTTGTGTGCCTTACAGCATGCTCTGCATCCCAACCTCTATTCCTGGCCACTTTGTCTTTTGTGTACCTTTCGTCCCCTTCTTCAAACCTTCTGTCAGAGTCTTCAACACCGTTTCTTGTACTACCACAAGCACTATTGCCTTGCCTTGACAAACTGGACTGAGATGCATTTCTTCTTGCACTCTTGACATCCAGGTTCTCAGAAATATTTTCACTTCTGCCGACGTTACGAAAGTCTGTGCTTTCAAAAGCCGGAGCTGAATTTGACCGAGGCATCTTCGGTTTCGATTCAAGATCTGCGTCAGTCTTCTGCCTAGAAGTTTCTTGCGGCACGGGAACATTGAGGTGCTTTGATTTTACGCGAGCATCACGTGAAGAGTGCAGCGGAACGGACGGCTCTACAACCGCCTCTCTTCTCTCCCCTACTCTCCTCTCGGCTTGTTTCATCATCAAATAAACGTCCTTCATGTTTGGGGTCAAGGTTATGTCAAGGTCAAGCAGGGACTGGTTGGCTGTTGTGGAGGCGACCTCCCTGTCTTCCTCATCCAATCCCTCCGGATTACCAGTCTGCCATTGGGAGGTCCTCCCATCTCTCACAGTGCTATCCCGAACATCCAAACTGGTAGCGGCATGTGGTTTACTACTAGGGCCAGGCAGTATGCTAGCTTCCCTACCCTTCTCAACCAAGCTGCTGTAGTTCTTTGGCATCTGTTCAGAAGGAAGACTGTGAGATCTGTTTGCAAGATGTCCAGATTTCTCTCTAGCGTCTAGGGACATGTCATACAAATCCAGGTCCGTTTTCTTTCCATCGCTCTCACTTCTGTTCTGTCTCCAACTGTTAGAAGCAGAAGTAGAAGCTTTGTCTGTCCAGCTACCATTATTTGAGGAGGTCGAAGCGTCCCTAACTTCTTGAGAGGTGTACCTTCTGTGTGTCAGTTCTTTCTCGTTTGCTTCTCTTGAAGGAAACAGCGACTTCCGCACTTTGTCTCCATCATTTCCCAGGTTCAACTTGCGTCTTGCCTTCCCACTGCTTGTGACAGACCCTTCTGACTGTCCGGTAGGCGATGAAAATCTTGCCGACCTGTCGTTGCTTACGTAGTTTCCTCCATTTTGATTCACCGCAGAGTTGTTCAAAGATCTGTTGGAGTGATTGTAACTATGGCCTTCTTCTCCTCTCCTGTTATAAGTGTGTGTATCCGTTCCGTACTGAGAAAGGCCTTCAGACTTTTGCTTAATGGAAAGGTGGCTCAAGTGGGTTGCTGGGGTCAGTGGGCTTGGTTGTTCTAAGATAAAGCTATCCCCGCCGTCCGGCTGGTTTCCGCTGGCTTTGGGTTGTTCAGATTCAGCCCCTGGCCAATTCTGATCCGTACGAAGCCAGCTGGGCACCAGCTCATTACTGCCCCCTGGTGGATTCCTCATAAATTGCAGGGTTTGGGAGATGGGGCTGAGCTTGGGGTCAGGGAGGCAGGTTTTTTCGCTGGAGGAGACAGAGACGTGGTGTTCCTTGGAGTGGTCATGCTTCTCCTGGttccattttctttctgttgGACGTTTTTCTTCACCATCCAACTCGGGAGTTTTGGTCTTTGATCTCTCTCTGGATATTCTGAAAAGACAATTGTAGTAAGTTGTACAGTAATATTACAGATAAATTACATGCATAAAAAGAAGAATAACACTAAACGTGTGCTACTAGATGACAAGTGGAGCAAGTTCCAAGTTGATGACAATTTGAAATTGTGAAATTGTTGGATcagaaaattacctgcaccagacaaattttacctgcacctctctgaatttaggaagcatggatcatactaaatcaAAATTGACTCTCTAATTTCAACATTAACTTAGTTCGAATCCCTCCCACATGGTTTTACTAAAAGCTTTAATGTATCGGAGTGGTGCCCATCACTGTTACTAGGCCTTGGGCCACATAAGTGATGTAAGCCTGACCACCAGTACAGTATGGGGCTAGGCTAGTCCACATACTCTTTCCCAACAGTGCTGAAGCAGAGAAATTTGTCTGTACCATTTTTCAAGTCTTATGGTATGACCCGGCTGTTGTATGAAGCCCCAGTCTTCCAAATTCAAGGCAAATACCCCTAGGTCATTGCACCAgtacttttatttcaaattcttaCCTTTGCTCATTCTGTAAGTTGTGGTGTTTCTTGCAGTTCTCCAGCTGAGTTTCCAACTCCTCTGTGTACTTGTCACTCCTTTCCAGAGCTCTCTGTAACTGTGCATTTTCCTTTTCGTACTGAGCAACCTTGGCTTCCAGTGTTGCAACGGTGTACCTGCCATACCTGGACAAGACAGATCAGAAAACACATTATTTTCTAGATTTAATGTATGCCATGCCAAATTTGATACATATACCCTTCAAGTTGTTACCTGATTATTGCATTGTATTGCTTGTACAGATATGAGTCACATGTGATAGAATTTTGCATATTTGTACAGCAATATAGGTACACCGGTATACCAAAGTACCACCgcacaaagaaccacagttcctacactgccgATGCATGATTACAGAACAAAGCACTTTCACATCAACTTTTGCAGGGACCACAGTTGCTACACAGTCTGTGGTTTTTAATGTTTCGGTCTTATGCTTGCAGGAAAAAGTACTAAAAAATTTGATTCAATTTGATCGATATTTAGAACTTCACAGTCAACACAGCATTATTTTCTCCTCAAATGGCAGATTTATAATCACCTAAATTAGTAATAGAATTGCTTCATACactgcaagtacatgtatgtagcataCAACAATGTTGCCAACAGGGAAACAACAATTTCTATGTCAAAGATCATGTTTCCCACCTCATATGATTTCCTCCCCAAAAAGCAAATAATTCTATGAGATAGCAAAACTCACTTTTGTGGGGTTCTCTTGTTCAATTCCAACCGTAGCTGGTCATTCATTCTGCTCAGGTCTGAGTTCTTCTCTCGTAGAATGGAGTTTTCCTGAAACATCATTACAATTTTGTCttaaaaaacataaaatgtcTTCCAGACCTGTACTAAGTCTTATTCTAGCTAAGTCTATGTCTATGAATGTTGTAACTCTTGGTgcattctactagtatatgaataTGTCACATGCATATGCCAGGCCaactgaaataaaaatgaatctGAATTCTGTGTCCTAAACTACACAAATAAATGTGTAGTAAACCAGTAATCCTAATTTCAATCTGATCtacagcaaggagcttttatcagtaggaGAGAGTACGGATTAGTTTCCATTGTTCGTATGTTCGTAGCGGGCGACAAAATTTTATTAACACCCACGTGTCAAAAACCCGCATCTGCATACATTTCACCCAcgcaagcttttgttttccctttgttttgtggtcattcatggtggggcggcctggggatacaaacattgtgtgtagcgatctgatttttgcgattttgtcgacgatgttgaacagaagagtaacttcggaatacatacagcggcggcaatattctctctgactgagggtgaaatttcaaagccatacggcgaccggacagcgccgccgctcgggtacgggctaagcctaaaggcaaaattgtctgaggcaaagtctacgaaaaaaactggtaatattcctacaattaatgatgactgtgaaaaacctgactcaatgatcacaggaaccaagttttttttaagtatgcaacagatatatttcataaatcgatacaaatacaaagttcaaaattatgcctggagaactcaagacattatatacgaaaacccgatcgtaacgaaaaccatgaaaactatgctctcccgccttaccttcaccttattccaggcccgatgtatcctctaaaaacacgggtggttcgacaaaaatgagcaaggttcgaccaacagtgaacacgccattttaccgagcacatcatcaacagttacgaaaaaatatcagctaaatgaagaaaaacgtcatatttttttagtagccatctgaaaatacatgtgaaaattcataattctatcgcaagaaaacagacctcgatccgcgaaaataggcctaaactggcccatgtttgttgtacggcgaagagaaacatatcaaactgtccgccattgtgcgctctaccgcaagatgacgtagtcacatgcctgccgagttttccaaataagggaatcgtcggaaacctgacccacttcgcctcttgccgatcgggcttcgggctggctcgagggctatgacgtaatggcgtggctcattagcatagaaaCCGCGCCAACCGGCGCTACGAACATCAGATCAGACGGGCGCCGCGCAGGGCAGTAAACAAAGCCGGCGCTGCGGGATTTAAGGGGCCAAACAAAGCCGCACAGCGG contains the following coding sequences:
- the LOC118419829 gene encoding uncharacterized protein LOC118419829 isoform X2, translating into MAKLKEENSILREKNSDLSRMNDQLRLELNKRTPQKYGRYTVATLEAKVAQYEKENAQLQRALERSDKYTEELETQLENCKKHHNLQNEQRISRERSKTKTPELDGEEKRPTERKWNQEKHDHSKEHHVSVSSSEKTCLPDPKLSPISQTLQFMRNPPGGSNELVPSWLRTDQNWPGAESEQPKASGNQPDGGDSFILEQPSPLTPATHLSHLSIKQKSEGLSQYGTDTHTYNRRGEEGHSYNHSNRSLNNSAVNQNGGNYVSNDRSARFSSPTGQSEGSVTSSGKARRKLNLGNDGDKVRKSLFPSREANEKELTHRRYTSQEVRDASTSSNNGSWTDKASTSASNSWRQNRSESDGKKTDLDLYDMSLDAREKSGHLANRSHSLPSEQMPKNYSSLVEKGREASILPGPSSKPHAATSLDVRDSTVRDGRTSQWQTGNPEGLDEEDREVASTTANQSLLDLDITLTPNMKDVYLMMKQAERRVGERREAVVEPSVPLHSSRDARVKSKHLNVPVPQETSRQKTDADLESKPKMPRSNSAPAFESTDFRNVGRSENISENLDVKSARRNASQSSLSRQGNSACGSTRNGVEDSDRRFEEGDERYTKDKVARNRGWDAEHAVRHTKANANSHPWAFRDSSSSFSTVQDDHTFSRGKLTQEQSRVPEIKKPMHPTMFECFGEGSSSGDRDSTDSDIGRYQYRGLLDRESEGESYKKRKARESYSASPTKSPKWK
- the LOC118419829 gene encoding ORC ubiquitin ligase 1-like isoform X1 produces the protein MYKMADRSALQTATFAFTLPISCQICLGKVKQPVVCPNQHVFCQQCMDVWLMHNQQCPTCRVEISVNNPCKRVLGGLSGGEETSDRDSFSTKEVRKARLDVIFNEYEREIERLQSLVEDLSRKNEELKQQVPNQPSTSGGKTQKGKGSDVDKLLQLTSKLQDATSTYEAVVRDMAKLKEENSILREKNSDLSRMNDQLRLELNKRTPQKYGRYTVATLEAKVAQYEKENAQLQRALERSDKYTEELETQLENCKKHHNLQNEQRISRERSKTKTPELDGEEKRPTERKWNQEKHDHSKEHHVSVSSSEKTCLPDPKLSPISQTLQFMRNPPGGSNELVPSWLRTDQNWPGAESEQPKASGNQPDGGDSFILEQPSPLTPATHLSHLSIKQKSEGLSQYGTDTHTYNRRGEEGHSYNHSNRSLNNSAVNQNGGNYVSNDRSARFSSPTGQSEGSVTSSGKARRKLNLGNDGDKVRKSLFPSREANEKELTHRRYTSQEVRDASTSSNNGSWTDKASTSASNSWRQNRSESDGKKTDLDLYDMSLDAREKSGHLANRSHSLPSEQMPKNYSSLVEKGREASILPGPSSKPHAATSLDVRDSTVRDGRTSQWQTGNPEGLDEEDREVASTTANQSLLDLDITLTPNMKDVYLMMKQAERRVGERREAVVEPSVPLHSSRDARVKSKHLNVPVPQETSRQKTDADLESKPKMPRSNSAPAFESTDFRNVGRSENISENLDVKSARRNASQSSLSRQGNSACGSTRNGVEDSDRRFEEGDERYTKDKVARNRGWDAEHAVRHTKANANSHPWAFRDSSSSFSTVQDDHTFSRGKLTQEQSRVPEIKKPMHPTMFECFGEGSSSGDRDSTDSDIGRYQYRGLLDRESEGESYKKRKARESYSASPTKSPKWK